The following are encoded together in the Insulibacter thermoxylanivorax genome:
- the tsaE gene encoding tRNA (adenosine(37)-N6)-threonylcarbamoyltransferase complex ATPase subunit type 1 TsaE, producing MRKLTIRAANEQDTERLAAHLAACCRPGTIIALDGDLGAGKTRLTQAIARELGVQGIVNSPTFTIIKEYEGRDYPLYHMDVYRISEDEAAELGLEEYFEGDGVTIVEWASLIESLLPQERFEIYIEVTGIESRNFHLAACGEAYEDWLDGLEGEGSEKAWQNRAADDAEV from the coding sequence ATGCGGAAATTGACTATTCGAGCGGCCAATGAACAGGATACCGAGCGGCTGGCGGCGCATCTTGCAGCATGCTGCCGTCCGGGTACGATCATCGCCTTAGACGGTGATCTGGGAGCCGGCAAGACGCGGCTGACGCAGGCCATCGCACGCGAGCTCGGCGTGCAGGGGATCGTCAACAGCCCGACCTTCACGATCATCAAGGAATATGAGGGGCGGGATTATCCGCTCTATCATATGGACGTCTATCGCATCAGTGAAGATGAGGCGGCGGAATTGGGTTTGGAGGAGTATTTTGAAGGGGACGGCGTGACGATCGTCGAATGGGCGAGCCTGATCGAATCGTTGCTGCCGCAGGAGCGGTTCGAGATCTATATCGAAGTGACGGGGATCGAGTCGCGGAACTTCCACCTTGCCGCTTGCGGCGAGGCCTATGAGGATTGGCTCGATGGACTGGAAGGCGAAGGGTCGGAGAAGGCTTGGCAGAACCGAGCAGCGGATGATGCAGAAGTATGA
- a CDS encoding H-type small acid-soluble spore protein — protein MDLERAQEILHAEETIPVTLNGERVWIESVDPSRKEVQVHLERDPNVRKSVSPQQLTEIQ, from the coding sequence ATGGATCTAGAGCGTGCTCAAGAAATCCTGCATGCAGAGGAGACCATACCTGTAACGCTGAACGGCGAGCGGGTCTGGATCGAGAGCGTCGATCCAAGCCGCAAGGAGGTCCAAGTTCATCTGGAGCGGGATCCGAATGTGCGGAAGTCCGTGTCCCCGCAGCAATTGACAGAGATCCAATAA